The following proteins come from a genomic window of Rhodoligotrophos sp. CJ14:
- a CDS encoding alpha/beta hydrolase, translating to MSEIEKVRALLSSEPRPQGWAERRARLDAIGTADPVSPDIRFESAHFRNVPVEWSQAPGSDASRVLVYFHGGGYCSGSIRSHRRLVSEAGRASGISTLAVEYRLAPEHPYPAALEDALLVYRSLRAKGFAADQIALAGDSAGGGLTLALMLSLREAGEDQPACAWLLSPWTDLRMTGGTMETKDAVDPLIHRAYLEELATAYLAGADPSKPAISPLHADLSRLPPLLIQVGSDETLLDDAVRLAAKAGAADVATTLEIWPHMIHAWPLWAARLEPGRLAIASAARFVRAVMKAETAVH from the coding sequence ATGAGCGAAATCGAAAAGGTGCGGGCATTGCTGTCATCGGAGCCCCGCCCGCAGGGCTGGGCAGAGCGCCGCGCTCGCCTGGACGCGATCGGAACGGCTGATCCCGTCTCCCCGGACATTCGCTTTGAAAGCGCTCATTTCAGGAATGTCCCCGTTGAATGGTCGCAAGCCCCTGGAAGCGATGCCTCGCGCGTTTTGGTCTATTTCCATGGGGGAGGGTACTGCTCTGGCTCCATCCGCAGTCATCGGCGGCTGGTGTCTGAAGCTGGGCGGGCCAGCGGCATCTCCACTCTGGCCGTCGAATATCGCCTGGCACCCGAACATCCCTATCCAGCAGCGCTTGAGGATGCGCTTTTGGTCTACCGGTCCCTGCGCGCCAAAGGCTTTGCCGCAGACCAGATCGCTCTCGCCGGCGACAGCGCTGGTGGCGGGCTGACGCTTGCCCTCATGTTATCGCTCCGGGAGGCCGGGGAGGACCAGCCGGCCTGCGCATGGCTTCTTTCTCCCTGGACCGATCTCCGCATGACCGGCGGAACCATGGAGACAAAGGATGCAGTCGATCCCCTTATTCACAGAGCCTATCTTGAGGAGCTGGCCACAGCCTACCTCGCCGGCGCGGATCCTTCAAAGCCGGCGATATCTCCGCTGCATGCCGACCTCTCCCGATTGCCGCCGCTATTGATCCAGGTGGGTTCTGACGAAACCCTGCTTGATGATGCAGTCCGTCTCGCTGCAAAGGCCGGCGCTGCCGACGTCGCCACCACATTGGAGATCTGGCCGCATATGATCCATGCTTGGCCTCTATGGGCGGCCCGTCTTGAGCCGGGCCGCTTGGCGATTGCCTCGGCAGCGCGGTTCGTGCGGGCAGTGATGAAAGCGGAAACCGCCGTGCACTGA